One window of the Nicotiana tabacum cultivar K326 chromosome 4, ASM71507v2, whole genome shotgun sequence genome contains the following:
- the LOC107772526 gene encoding bifunctional protein FolD 2-like isoform X2 — MTSPSDHKATIIDGKAIAQTIRSEIASEVRLLSEKYGKVPGLAVVIVGNRKDSQSYVNMKRKSCAELGIQSFDIDLPEDVAEDELISKVHELNANRDVHGMH, encoded by the exons ATGACATCGCCATCAGATCACAAGGCTACCATCATTGATGGTAAAGCAATTGCTCAAACTATTCGTTCTGAGATTGCTTCTGAAGTCCGACTCCTTTCAGAAAAGTATGGCAAG GTCCCTGGCTTGGCAGTAGTCATTGTAGGAAATAGGAAGGATTCTCAAAGTTATGTGAATATGAAGAGAAAATCTTGTGCTGAACTTGGCATTCAATCTTTTGACATAGATCTCCCAGAGGACGTAGCTGAAGATGAATTGATTAGCAAGGTCCACGAGCTGAATGCTAATCGTGATGTACATG